The following DNA comes from Palaemon carinicauda isolate YSFRI2023 chromosome 22, ASM3689809v2, whole genome shotgun sequence.
GATTGACGCTTGCAAAGCTTCCATGGAAATGTTCTGAGGTTTTTGTCATCTTTACGGTTCTGTGGTAATGCTAAGGATCAGATTCATGCTTCATGTTTTCGGTTCAATCAACATAAAGGACGTAACAGTTAACGTGGAATTAGGAATGTTCATGATTCATACACTGGTAAGGATGTTCATGATTCATACACTGATAGGGATACTCATGTTTAATATACTGATAGGGATGCTCATGATTCATATACTGTTAGGGATACTCatgattcatacactgattacatactcATGATTCATACTCTGATAGGGATGCTCAGGATTCATACACTGTTAGGGATACTCATGATTCACACACTGATAGGGATACTCATGATTCACACACTGATAGGGATACTCATAATTCATATATTGATAGGGATACTCATGATTCATACACTGATATGGATACTCAGGATTCATACACTGTAGGGATGCTCATGTTTAATACACTGATAGGGATACTCATGATTCATACACTGATAGGGATACTCAGGATTCATATACTGATAGGGATACTCATGATTCATACACTGATAGGGATACTCATGTTTAATACACTGATAGGGATACTCATGCTCAATACACTGATAGGGATGCTCATGATTCATACACTGTTACGGATACTCATGATTCACACACTGATAGGGATACTCATGATTCATACACTGATACAGATACTCAGGATTCATACACTGATAGGGATACTCATGATTCATACACTGATACAGATACTCAGGATTCATACACTGATAGGGATACTCATGATTCATACACTGATAGGGATACTCATGTTTAATACACTGATAGGGATGCTCATGATTCATACGCTGTTAGGGATACTCATGATTCATACGCTGATATGGATACTCATGTTCCATACACTGATAGGGATACTCAGGATTCATACACTGATAGGGATACTCAGGATTCATACACTGATAGGGATATTCATGTTTAATACACTGATAGGGATACTCATGATTCATATACTGATAGGGATACTCATGATTCATACACTGATAGGGATACTCATGATTCATACACTGATAGGGGTACTCATGATTCCTACACTGATAGGGATACTCATGTTTAATACACTGATAGGGATGATCATGATTCATACACTGTTAGGGATACTCATGATTCATACACTGATATGGATACTCATGATTCATACAATGATGGGGATACTCAGGATCCATACACTGATAGAGATACTCATGATTCATACACTGATAGGGATACTCATGATTCATACACTGATAGGGATACTCATGTTTAATACACTGATAGGGATGCTCATGATTCATAAACTGATAGGGATTCTCAGGATTCATACACTGATATGGATACTCATGATTCATACACTGATAGGGATACTCATGTTTAATACACTGATAGGGAAACTCTTGATTCATACACTGATATGGATACTCATGATTCATACACTGATAGGGATACTCATGATTCATACACTGATAGGGATACTCATGATTCATACACTGATATGGATACTCATGATTCATATACTGATAGGGATACTCAGGATTCATACACTGATAGGGATACTCATGATTCTTACACTGATAGGGATACTCAGGATTCATACACTGTTAGGGATACTCATGATTCATACACTGATATGGATACTCATGATTCATACACTGATATGGATACTCATGATTCATACACTGTTAGGGATACTTATGATTCATACACTAATAGGGATACTCGTGATTCATACACTGATAGGGATACTCACGATTCATACACTGATAGGGATACTCATGATTCATACACTGTTAGGGATACTCAGGATTCATACACAGAGAGGGATACTCATGATTCATACACTGATAGGGATACTCTGGATTCATACACTGATAGGAAactccgtaattttaatcagaaagactccgtaaaaaatataccgttctcaaccgtatttcagtaaaatacagacgaccgtaattttaccatactttgttattatcttttacgggttggtgaccgtaatatcactccttcacgttaaTATATTCGTCTTTGAAACTgtaaaaaatcctagaataaatgttgccagacatttaccgtttttctttatgcaaatttttaagtgtgtagGTAAACTGGTCATGGACGATAATGTTTTGTTATTCTCACCTATATAGAGATATTcggataattttcttgtttttatataagtttttagtttatatgagAGTTTGCCATTTTTAAACAGATAAAGTTTCATTCAAAAGAATGATGAATTACCCTTCGGTATAGAAAACTTAACCACACCGATTTATAGCAAGGTTTTAGTTTTTATGAAATTTTGCCCTTTTTAACCCAATAAAACTTCATTTCAAACAATGATGAATTACCTTTCGATGCAGAAAACTTAACCACACCGATTTATAGCAAAAAATATCTacaggaaacaaataatagaccgtTTAAAAAAAGCTGTTGTCACCATTCC
Coding sequences within:
- the LOC137615976 gene encoding putative uncharacterized protein DDB_G0281733, whose translation is MDTHDSYTDRDTHDSYTDRDTHDSYTDMDTHDSYTDRDTQDSYTDRDTHDSYTDRDTQDSYTVRDTHDSYTDMDTHDSYTDMDTHDSYTVRDTYDSYTNRDTRDSYTDRDTHDSYTDRDTHDSYTVRDTQDSYTERDTHDSYTDRDTLDSYTDRKLRNFNQKDSVKNIPFSTVFQ